ATCGATAATCATGCTCCAAAAAGAAAAAGACGTCTCACAGCCGTCTATTCCTGACAGATTGCTTAAAAATAACCGGTCATTTTCTGGATGATGTTGCGAGCCTCCTCCCGAGTATATTTCTATCTATTCATAATATTTCGTTTTTTGAGCGTTTTGCATCCGAATATTTTTGAGTAGCCTTCGAAAAAATGACCTTTTAGGTTACTGGCTAAAAAGGCTCATTTCGGTGAGGAATGGAAATAGGTAACATATTGGAATTAAATAATAATTGGTAGTCCCACGGGGAGTTGAACCCCGGTTTCCGGCGTGAGAGGCCAGCGTCCTAACCACTAGACGATGGGACCATGGTTGTGGAATTAATGTGTCGGAGGAAGACTTTTAGTTAATCAAGTATGAAAAGTCAAGATCAAAATCATGCTCTGTTTTTAATGTACTCAACAGCTCTCGTAATTCTCTTAATCACCCTCTCCTTCCCCAGTGTGACCATAATATCATCAATACCGGGACTGACAGTTTTTCCCGTGAGGGCAACCCGGAGCGGCTGGGCTATCACTTTGAGCTTGAAACCCCTGTCTTCAGCTAAGGTTCGCAGAAATGCCTCTATCCCTTTTTTCGTATAATCCTGCAAAGAGGGGATTCCATGAGCTACAGCCGTAAGATGATCCGCCATCTCCGCCTTCAGGAATGCATCTGCCGCTTCGCTCTCATAGGCAACATCATCCGCGAAGTAAAAAAGGCTTGATTCAGCAAGCTCCACGAGGGTCTTCGACCTCGATTTTACGTCATCAACGATATGTCTGAGAAAACCCTGATCTGCGGTATCGACGCCCCGTTGCTGCCAGAATGGTATCATCTCCTGAACTAGTCTCACCGGCGGGCACTCTTTAATGTAATGTTGGTTCAGCCAGAGAAGTTTTTCCGGATTAAATACAGCGGCAGATTTCCCTACCGAATCGAATGTGAAGAGGCGAATGAGTTCCTCCATTGTAAAGATTTCCTGATCGCCATGGGACCAGCCGAGCCGAACCAGATAATTAACGAGGCCCTCCGGAAGGTAGCCCATATCCTTGTAGGTCATAACCGACGTCGCCCCGTGACGTTTACTCAGCCGCGTTTTATCCGAGCCCATAATCATCGAAACATGACCGAATTGCGGGACTGTATATCCCAGAGCTTCATAAAGGAGGATCTGCCGCGGTGTATTGTTCACATGGTCATCTCCCCTGATCACGTGGGTTATTTCCATCTGGGCATCATCAACCACAACGGCAAAGTTGTACGTCGGATAGCCGTCACTTCTTTCTATGACAAGATCATCGAGTTCCTCATTGTTAAACGTGATCACACCCTTAATCAGATCATTCACTACCGTTACACCCGTGTGGGGACATCGGAACCGCACCGCTGCATTTGCCGATCCGGGAAGATTTTTGTCCCGGCATGTACCGTCATACTTTGGTTTTCTCCCCTCAGCAAGCGCCCTCTTCCTCTTTTCTTCCAGCTCCTCAGGAGTACATACGCAATGATAGGCCTTCCCTTCATCCAGGAGTTTCTTTACCATTTCCCTGTGCATGTCCACACGCTGTGCCTGAAAGAACGGACCCTCATCCCAGTAAAGCCCGAGCCATGCAAGAGCATCGAGAATCGCCCTTGTTGATTCTTCCGTCGAGCGAAGCTGATCGGTATCCTCAATCCTCAGAATAAATTGTCCATTGTAGTGCCGGGCATAAAGCCAGGCAAACAGCGCTGTTCTCGCACCTCCGATGTGCAGAAATCCTGTCGGGGATGGGGCAAAACGTGATCTAACCTTTTCTTTTTCAGTCATTTTTATTTACCATTCTCATTTCTTTGATGCATTCCTTATATGGCCGCGACCCTCCGCTTGTCAAGCCGGATTTCGAACGATAAAATTATGCTTGACAACCAGGCCAATTTATAATCTACTTCGCACCTTACAAACAATTACTCATCGCATACCCGGGATTACATTTTAAAGACAATTGAGGACGCATTGTGAAAATTATTATCAACACTATCCCGGAAGAGGGACTGAATCTTCAGTTTCATAAAGATGGCAATTGGTTTCGGGACCTGTTGCCTGAAAAGGAAAAAAGTGATTTTTCCATTCAAGGGGTCGAAGTTTTCTGTGCCGTTAAAAGAATCCTTGAGAACGTGTTTATCGATGGGAATCTGGAGACTTCTGTTACCTTGAATTGCTGCCGGTGTCTGGAAAATACTCATCTTCCTGTAAAAAGTAACTTCAGATATACTCTTATTCCC
This genomic window from Deltaproteobacteria bacterium contains:
- a CDS encoding DUF177 domain-containing protein — encoded protein: MKIIINTIPEEGLNLQFHKDGNWFRDLLPEKEKSDFSIQGVEVFCAVKRILENVFIDGNLETSVTLNCCRCLENTHLPVKSNFRYTLIPAEDRLTEEEELIPEDLEYGYYQDDVIDLDALIFEQIVLQIPIRVLCTDTCKGFCPHCGTNLNMASCNCHAEFIDERLAVLKKIKASDNK
- the gltX gene encoding glutamate--tRNA ligase, which gives rise to MTEKEKVRSRFAPSPTGFLHIGGARTALFAWLYARHYNGQFILRIEDTDQLRSTEESTRAILDALAWLGLYWDEGPFFQAQRVDMHREMVKKLLDEGKAYHCVCTPEELEEKRKRALAEGRKPKYDGTCRDKNLPGSANAAVRFRCPHTGVTVVNDLIKGVITFNNEELDDLVIERSDGYPTYNFAVVVDDAQMEITHVIRGDDHVNNTPRQILLYEALGYTVPQFGHVSMIMGSDKTRLSKRHGATSVMTYKDMGYLPEGLVNYLVRLGWSHGDQEIFTMEELIRLFTFDSVGKSAAVFNPEKLLWLNQHYIKECPPVRLVQEMIPFWQQRGVDTADQGFLRHIVDDVKSRSKTLVELAESSLFYFADDVAYESEAADAFLKAEMADHLTAVAHGIPSLQDYTKKGIEAFLRTLAEDRGFKLKVIAQPLRVALTGKTVSPGIDDIMVTLGKERVIKRITRAVEYIKNRA